Proteins encoded by one window of Elaeis guineensis isolate ETL-2024a chromosome 12, EG11, whole genome shotgun sequence:
- the LOC105054591 gene encoding RING-H2 finger protein ATL39 → MGGFSMKLVTTVIGFGLSLTFVVFICVRLICSRIRSANSQAAALDVQLHSDFDPPEHSISGLEPAVVAAIPTMKYNRETFHSREDAQCTICLGEYQDREILRIMPACGHNFHRSCIDIWLQKQSTCPICRLSLNDLIEAKDVAFQAVNRLQVSNDHTNQWVLPSFQLLGGSRNNQGSQESVSVVVGFAYGEEP, encoded by the exons ATGGGGGGCTTCAGCATGAAGTTAGTGACGACAGTGATCGGGTTcggattgagcttaactttcgtCGTCTTCATCTGCGTCCGCCTCATCTGCAGCCGAATTCGCTCCGCCAATTCTCAGGCTGCGGCACTCGATGTCCAACTGCACTCGGATTTCGACCCG CCAGAGCATTCAATCAGTGGCCTGGAGCCTGCTGTGGTAGCCGCAATCCCCACGATGAAGTATAACAGAGAGACATTTCATTCCAGAGAAGATGCCCA GTGTACAATATGTTTAGGAGAATACCAAGACAGAGAAATTCTGAGGATTATGCCTGCTTGTGGCCATAACTTTCATCGCTCTTGCATAGATATATGGCTGCAGAAACAATCAACCTGTCCAATTTGCCGATTGTCATTAAATGATTTGATCGAGGCAAAAGATGTTGCATTCCAAGCAGTAAACAGGCTTCAGGTTTCTAACGATCATACCAACCAATGGGTATTGCCAAGTTTTCAGCTTTTAGGAGGTAGCAGGAATAACCAAGGCTCACAAGAATCTGTGTCAGTAGTTGTTGGATTTGCATATGGCGAAGAGCCGTAA